The Deltaproteobacteria bacterium HGW-Deltaproteobacteria-18 genome includes the window CGTGTTCTTCGGGGCGTGTACGTACATCGGCAACGCCCCCAACTTCATGGTCCGTTCCATCGCTGAAACGGGCGGCATCAAGATGCCCAGCTTTTTCGGCTACATGGCCTGGTCCGCAGGCATTCTGGTGCCGTGTTTCATTCTGATGAACATTCTCTTCTTCCACTAATCAACTGCCTTGAGGCGGGAATATCCGCCGTGGAGATACGACTATGATCAAAGTTGAACGTGTACTCATTCCGGTCGATGGATCGGATTCTTCCAGAAACGCGGCCAAGTACGGCGCGCATCTGGTCAATTCCAAGTCCCCCAAGATCTATCTGCTCAATGTCTGGGAGCCCATCAACATGACCATCGGCGGCGAGATGGCCGAGAAGCTGCGCGCCAACGCCGAGGCCAAATCCATGGCATTGCTCGAGGAATACAAGAAACTGCTTGAGCCCTGCGGCTTGGACGTGGAACTGATTTCACGCAGCGGCCGTCCTGACTATGCCATCCTGAATGTCCAGGACGAGCTTGATTGCGACCTCATCGTCATCGGTTCGCGTGGCTTGTCCGTGCTCGAGAACGTGATCATGGGCAGCGTTGTCACTCGTGTACTCGAAGGTGCGAGCTGCCCCGTGCTGGTTACGCGCAACCTGCGCCTGAAATACATGCAGGACGCCTGCGGGCTGTAATTCGGTAACCCGGGTTCACCTCAGAAAAAAAGCGGCCGGCTCCCTTTGGGGAGTCGGCCGCTTTTTTTCTGAGCAAGCAGGTTTTCAAATCGGTTCAGTCGGAAATTACAAGGGAAAACAACAAGGTCCATTTCCTCCTGCGTCCGTCCGTCTTTCGCGTCCGGTAAGTGAGACATACGGACCGTTTTCAGGGGGTATTGCTCTGGAAAAGGATATGGCATATGCACCCACCCGTGTGTGAAATCCGGCACAAGGGGTGGGAGTCTTCGCGTCGGAGCAAATGTCACCCGGACTGTTTCCATGGAAAGTCCGGATTCGTCCTTTGGGCTGTCGGGCGGGCATGATGCCGCGTTGCATTCATGGACCCGATGGATGGTCTGTAGTTTGGGATCACAAGGTGATCGAGAGGAAGAAGGCCGGGCGTCTGCAAGGCGCCCTAACGTGCACGTGAGCTGACTGTCGCCACAGGTGACAGCCTACAAGGAGAACATCGGATGCGAAAAAGTTCTGTCTGGTTTTTTTGTCTGGCGGTCATCGGCCTGGGGGTTCTGTGCGTCTTGCCGGATGTTTGGGCTTCCGGCGGGGATCTGCACCATGAGGCCCAGGAGATCGGCAAACATCTGGGCGTGCTCTGGGTGGTTCCTTTCGCCTGCATGCTTCTTTCCATAGCCGTCATGCCTCTTGCCGTGCCTCATTTCTGGCATCACCATTACGGCAAGGTTGCAGCTTTTTGGAGCGTGGCTTTCCTGGTTCCTTTTGCCATCGGCCACGGTTATGAACTGGCGCTGTATTCCGTGGTGCATACCCTCGCACTGGAGTACGTTTCGTTTCTGATCCTGCTT containing:
- a CDS encoding sodium:proton antiporter, whose product is MRKSSVWFFCLAVIGLGVLCVLPDVWASGGDLHHEAQEIGKHLGVLWVVPFACMLLSIAVMPLAVPHFWHHHYGKVAAFWSVAFLVPFAIGHGYELALYSVVHTLALEYVSFLILLFSLFTIAGGVCLRGSLVGKPVVNTVILLIGTLLASWMGTTGAAMLLIRPLMRAISHRKYKVHTI
- a CDS encoding universal stress protein; the encoded protein is MIKVERVLIPVDGSDSSRNAAKYGAHLVNSKSPKIYLLNVWEPINMTIGGEMAEKLRANAEAKSMALLEEYKKLLEPCGLDVELISRSGRPDYAILNVQDELDCDLIVIGSRGLSVLENVIMGSVVTRVLEGASCPVLVTRNLRLKYMQDACGL